From Oncorhynchus clarkii lewisi isolate Uvic-CL-2024 unplaced genomic scaffold, UVic_Ocla_1.0 unplaced_contig_11824_pilon_pilon, whole genome shotgun sequence, the proteins below share one genomic window:
- the LOC139396959 gene encoding V-set domain-containing T-cell activation inhibitor 1-like, which translates to MAWGLVSMTLRGLLSGVCCLVILLWTVTPTDGGDVHVTCVFSEDCVLPCSFLPGSEEVIHWMKPEDKDLIIHSYYYSTDQFKQQSQSFRGRTALFNDQIPKGNASLLLRGITLQDQGRYKCYTSTIKGNKESFINIAVEAPVHLVEIQLSDDIITCSSTGIYPEPKLTWSTDPPSDLSFDPGTIQNSTSIKVDDRGLYDITSTKQFSRDRTNICTVTSGTVERTATLKQQAPVQGSPSSEVSIPCSVSQSDLPTFDLTWTFKQIVTILTSTFTNGTAQMYVVDKWKEQVQNLSDSGSLQLHKLTMVHQGTYSCELSTARDTHLILTYLQITPDKLSDVSDGLSPGSITGIIIAAVIIAAVICFLLRGKL; encoded by the exons ATGGCCTGGGGTCTGGTTTCCATGACATTAAGGGGTCTGTTGTCTGGGGTCTGTTGTCTGGTGATTCTGCTGTGGACTGTCACACCCACAGATGGGGGAG ACGTCCATGTAACCTGTGTGTTCTCAGAGGATTGTGTCCTGCCCTGCAGCTTCCTGCCTGGCAGTGAGGAAGTCATCCACTGGATGAAACCAGAAGACAAGGACCTGATCATCCActcctactactacagtacagatCAGTTCAAACAGCAGAGCCAGAGTTTCAGAGGGAGAACAGCCCTGTTCAATGACCAGATCCCCAAAGGAAACGCTTCACTACTGCTGAGAGGGATCACACTCCAGGACCAGGGCAGATACAAGTGTTACACCAGCACTATTAAAGGCAACAAGGAGTCCTTCATTAACATAGCAGTGGAAG CTCCAGTCCACTTGGTGGAAATACAGTTATCAGATGACATCATCACCTGCAGTTCTACAGGTATCTACCCTGAGCCTAAACTCACCTGGTCCACTGACCCCCCCTCTGACCTTTCATTTGACCCTGGAACCATCCAGAACTCCACCAGCATCAAGGTGGATGACCGGGGCCTCTATGACATCACCAGCACAAAACAGTTTAGCAGAGACCGAACCAACATCTGTACCGTGACCTCTGGGACAGTAGAAAGGACAGCAACCCTGAAACAGCAAG CTCCTGTCCAAGGATCTCCAAGCAGTGAGGTGTCCATCCCCTGCagtgtctctcagtctgacctcCCGACCTTTGACCTCACCTGGACGTTCAAGCAGATAGTCACCATCCTTACCTCCACCTTCACCAACGGTACAGCTCAGATGTATGTTGTTGACAAGTGGAAGGAGCAGGTTCAGAATTTGTCTGACTCTGGCAGCCTTCAGCTCCACAAGTTAACCATGGTCCACCAGGGGACCTACAGCTGTGAACTCTCTACTGCCAGAGACACACACCTGATCCTCACCTACCTGCAGATCACACCTGATAAACTATCTGATG TTTCAGATGGACTGAGTCCAGGTTCAATCACTGGTATAATAATAGCAGCAGTGATTATAGCAGCAGTGATATGTTTCCTCCTGAGAGGTaagttatga